In Phaeobacter gallaeciensis DSM 26640, a genomic segment contains:
- a CDS encoding peptide ABC transporter substrate-binding protein, whose translation MKIKTLLLGAIASAALAPAAFAERGSDGQVNIIYWQAPSILNPFLSGGTKDVESASLVIEPLARYDPQGEMVPYLVEEIPTVDNGGVSEDLTSITWKIKPGLLWSDGTPFTSKDVKFTADYCMHPEGGCAQVTKFEGVTSVEAVDDLTVKVTFDKPTPFPYGPFVGGESPIIQAAQFADCVGAKAPECTTANFAPIGTGPFVVDEFKPNDVITMSANTNYRDPAKPAFAKVLFKGGGDATAAGRAVMETGEFDYAWNLQLAPEVIAQMETGGKGVPVAGFGPLVERIMLNNTNPDPALGPDERSVIRPHPFLSDPAVYKAMSLAIDRPLLVEIGYGKAGKVGCNWVPAPAAFASDTFDCSTQDLAAANAMLDEAGYKDTNGDGVRETPDGKPMKILYQTSTNAVRQDFQALIKQWWSEIGIETELRNINSSVFFGGDPGSPDTFQKFYADVEMYANTFNGTDPQSYLGNGLCDKAPRPDSQWQGENISRFCDEEFDKLHAELSQTAGLEARAEIAKRLNDIIVEKGGMIPLVHRGRLSARSNTLGGVDLNVWDTELWNAADWYRTE comes from the coding sequence ATGAAAATTAAGACCCTTTTGCTGGGTGCAATTGCGTCAGCCGCGCTTGCCCCCGCAGCCTTTGCCGAACGGGGATCGGACGGCCAGGTTAACATTATTTATTGGCAAGCCCCCTCCATCCTGAACCCGTTCCTGTCGGGCGGCACCAAGGATGTGGAATCGGCGTCACTGGTGATCGAACCGCTGGCACGCTACGACCCACAGGGCGAAATGGTTCCGTATCTGGTTGAAGAGATCCCCACTGTCGACAATGGCGGCGTGAGCGAAGATCTCACCTCGATCACCTGGAAGATCAAGCCTGGCCTTCTTTGGTCTGATGGCACGCCTTTCACCTCCAAGGATGTGAAATTCACCGCTGACTACTGTATGCACCCCGAAGGCGGCTGCGCACAGGTCACCAAATTCGAAGGCGTCACCAGCGTCGAAGCGGTCGACGATCTGACCGTCAAGGTCACTTTCGACAAGCCGACCCCCTTCCCCTACGGCCCCTTTGTCGGCGGCGAAAGCCCGATCATCCAGGCTGCGCAGTTTGCTGATTGCGTCGGTGCCAAGGCACCCGAATGCACCACCGCCAACTTCGCCCCCATCGGCACTGGCCCGTTTGTCGTCGATGAGTTCAAGCCTAACGACGTGATCACCATGTCGGCCAACACCAACTACCGTGACCCGGCGAAGCCTGCCTTTGCCAAGGTTCTGTTCAAAGGTGGCGGCGACGCAACCGCAGCAGGTCGTGCCGTTATGGAAACCGGCGAGTTCGACTATGCTTGGAATCTCCAGCTGGCCCCCGAAGTCATCGCGCAGATGGAAACTGGCGGCAAAGGCGTGCCAGTCGCGGGCTTTGGCCCTCTGGTTGAGCGTATCATGCTGAACAACACCAACCCTGATCCGGCGCTTGGCCCGGATGAGCGTTCGGTGATCCGCCCGCATCCGTTCCTCAGCGATCCTGCGGTCTACAAAGCTATGTCACTGGCCATCGACCGTCCGCTGTTGGTGGAAATCGGCTATGGCAAGGCAGGCAAAGTCGGCTGTAACTGGGTTCCTGCCCCTGCAGCCTTTGCGTCGGATACCTTCGATTGCTCCACTCAGGATCTCGCCGCCGCTAACGCGATGCTGGACGAAGCCGGCTACAAGGACACCAACGGTGATGGCGTGCGGGAAACACCCGACGGCAAGCCAATGAAAATCCTGTACCAGACCTCGACCAACGCCGTGCGTCAGGATTTCCAGGCGCTGATCAAACAGTGGTGGAGCGAAATCGGCATTGAGACCGAGTTGCGCAACATCAACTCTTCGGTCTTCTTCGGTGGTGATCCGGGTTCCCCCGACACCTTCCAGAAGTTCTATGCTGACGTCGAAATGTACGCAAACACCTTCAATGGCACCGACCCGCAATCCTATCTGGGCAACGGTCTGTGCGACAAGGCACCGCGTCCTGACAGCCAGTGGCAGGGTGAGAACATCTCCCGCTTCTGCGATGAGGAATTCGACAAGCTGCACGCCGAACTGTCCCAAACGGCTGGTCTGGAAGCGCGCGCGGAAATCGCCAAGCGCCTGAACGATATCATCGTCGAAAAAGGTGGCATGATTCCGCTGGTGCACCGTGGTCGTCTGTCCGCGCGCTCCAACACCCTAGGTGGCGTGGATCTGAACGTCTGGGACACCGAGCTGTGGAACGCAGCTGACTGGTACCGCACCGAGTAA
- a CDS encoding DUF3422 family protein, giving the protein MPPIQDHPLRYQLANELHARPFPTMSNPSTVIYLAIKQPQEAVHRDRSLDLAHLVVLLDRHGVPHPKPGATHHSAQLGRHTLKWEQHTEFVSYTLYFDGISERPYDPADFDVFPSDWLSEAPGQRITSLMLRVLPRGDVAEVRRALTDWFVPESLAVSRVLDDSCVVAGDFRIDPAGHMRFAVFPNKETGAQRIGRVVQRLCEIETYRAMSMLGFSRARGLSPTIGALDTHLSEMMVEMTGDRMPAEQTLSQLLIVSAELEAMAAQAAFRFGATGAYDALVNQRIALLREARFEGYQTFAEFMLRRFEPAMRTVKSTEARLATLADRARRAGELLRTRVDVERSAQNQALLESMDRRADMALRLQHTVEGLSVVAISYYAVSLASYALYPLAAVLGLSKGMMTAALTLPVVLMVWLALRQIRKRLH; this is encoded by the coding sequence ATGCCGCCGATCCAAGACCACCCGTTGCGCTACCAGTTGGCGAATGAGTTGCACGCCCGCCCGTTCCCGACCATGAGCAATCCGTCGACGGTGATCTATCTTGCGATCAAGCAGCCGCAGGAGGCCGTGCATCGTGATCGCAGCCTGGACCTTGCGCATCTGGTGGTCTTGCTGGACCGGCACGGGGTACCGCATCCTAAACCGGGCGCGACACATCATTCCGCGCAGCTGGGGCGCCATACCTTGAAATGGGAACAGCATACCGAGTTCGTGTCCTACACGCTGTATTTCGATGGCATCAGCGAGCGGCCCTATGATCCTGCGGATTTCGATGTGTTCCCGTCTGATTGGCTGTCAGAGGCGCCGGGTCAGCGCATCACCTCACTGATGTTGCGGGTCCTGCCGCGCGGCGATGTTGCGGAAGTGCGCCGGGCGCTGACTGATTGGTTTGTGCCTGAAAGCCTCGCTGTGTCGCGGGTGCTAGATGACAGCTGCGTGGTGGCTGGGGATTTCCGTATCGATCCGGCAGGTCACATGCGGTTTGCCGTCTTCCCGAACAAGGAGACAGGCGCCCAGCGGATTGGCCGTGTGGTGCAGCGTCTCTGCGAGATCGAAACATACCGCGCCATGTCGATGCTGGGGTTCTCGCGGGCGCGGGGTCTTAGCCCCACCATCGGGGCGCTTGATACGCATTTGAGTGAGATGATGGTGGAGATGACCGGCGACCGCATGCCTGCCGAACAGACGCTGTCACAGCTGTTGATCGTCTCGGCTGAGTTGGAAGCGATGGCAGCGCAGGCGGCATTCCGTTTTGGGGCCACAGGTGCTTATGATGCGCTGGTCAATCAGCGCATTGCACTGCTGCGGGAGGCACGATTTGAAGGCTATCAGACCTTTGCCGAATTCATGCTGCGCCGCTTTGAACCGGCCATGCGGACCGTAAAATCGACTGAGGCGCGGTTGGCCACGTTGGCGGATCGGGCGCGGCGGGCAGGGGAGCTGTTGCGGACCCGCGTCGATGTAGAACGCTCCGCACAGAACCAGGCCTTGCTGGAAAGCATGGATCGCCGCGCTGATATGGCACTGCGGCTGCAACATACGGTGGAGGGGCTGTCTGTGGTCGCGATCAGCTACTATGCGGTGTCGCTGGCGTCATACGCGCTCTACCCCCTTGCCGCGGTTCTCGGCCTCAGCAAGGGGATGATGACGGCAGCACTTACTCTGCCGGTTGTACTGATGGTGTGGCTCGCTCTGCGCCAGATCCGGAAGCGGCTGCATTGA
- the argE gene encoding acetylornithine deacetylase gives MTEQLSPLEIMTKLISFPTVSSETNLPLVDWVEGYLASHGITAHRWVDPDQPHKAAVFAHVGPDVEGAVVLSGHTDVVPIEGQPWDSDPFTVVERDGKYFGRGTCDMKGFDALAIWALVAAHHRGVARPLQLALSFDEEVGCTGAPPMIVAMQEVLPKGSCVIVGEPSVMRPVTGHKGGIGYSTHLVGFEVHSSLMHTGVSAIMQGARLIDWANARNAENMAKTPDDVASLFTPPFTTCHVGMINGGTAHNITAKDCRFVMDFRVVPGESAAEWESAYLAKVREVEAEMQAVHPDTRIDVSKKFNVPGLVPEVEGEAETLVRALTGDNGTHVVSYGTEAGQFQEAGYSAVICGPGDIAQAHQPNEYVEVAQFNAGHRFMQQLIERLAT, from the coding sequence ATGACAGAACAGCTCAGCCCGCTGGAGATCATGACCAAGCTGATCTCTTTTCCTACCGTCAGCAGCGAAACCAACCTGCCGCTGGTGGATTGGGTTGAGGGCTATCTGGCCAGTCACGGCATCACTGCGCACCGATGGGTGGATCCGGATCAGCCACATAAAGCGGCGGTTTTTGCCCATGTCGGCCCTGATGTGGAAGGGGCGGTGGTCCTGTCCGGGCATACGGATGTTGTGCCGATTGAGGGGCAGCCCTGGGACAGTGATCCTTTCACGGTGGTGGAGCGGGACGGAAAGTATTTTGGGCGCGGCACCTGCGATATGAAAGGCTTTGACGCCTTGGCGATCTGGGCATTGGTCGCCGCGCACCACCGAGGTGTCGCGCGGCCTTTGCAGCTTGCGCTCAGCTTTGATGAGGAGGTGGGCTGCACCGGCGCGCCTCCGATGATTGTCGCGATGCAGGAGGTTCTGCCCAAGGGATCTTGTGTTATCGTTGGTGAGCCTTCGGTGATGCGCCCGGTGACCGGGCACAAGGGCGGTATCGGCTACAGCACCCATCTGGTGGGTTTTGAGGTGCACAGCTCGCTCATGCACACGGGTGTCAGTGCTATCATGCAAGGTGCGCGACTGATTGATTGGGCCAATGCGCGCAATGCGGAGAATATGGCCAAGACGCCAGATGACGTTGCGTCGCTATTCACGCCGCCCTTCACCACCTGCCATGTCGGTATGATCAATGGCGGCACAGCGCATAATATCACGGCAAAGGACTGTCGTTTCGTAATGGATTTCAGGGTTGTCCCCGGCGAATCTGCGGCGGAGTGGGAGAGCGCCTATCTGGCCAAGGTGCGTGAGGTCGAAGCGGAGATGCAGGCGGTCCATCCCGACACCCGTATCGACGTTAGCAAGAAGTTCAACGTGCCGGGTCTGGTTCCTGAGGTGGAGGGCGAGGCTGAAACTCTGGTGCGTGCGCTCACCGGGGACAACGGCACTCATGTGGTGAGCTATGGCACCGAGGCCGGGCAGTTTCAGGAGGCGGGCTATTCCGCTGTGATCTGCGGTCCCGGTGATATCGCGCAGGCGCATCAGCCGAATGAGTATGTTGAGGTGGCGCAGTTCAACGCAGGCCACCGTTTCATGCAGCAGCTGATTGAGCGGCTTGCGACCTGA
- a CDS encoding MerR family transcriptional regulator produces MKISEVAMATGLTVDTLRFYEKIGLIDPPARDAAGRRVYDREILGWIRFLSQLNATGMKQADRVRYARLRAKGSETLAERREMLEAHREVIRRQLEQLHDTLALMDRKVAIYHELEKESTDV; encoded by the coding sequence ATGAAGATTTCAGAAGTGGCCATGGCCACCGGCCTGACAGTGGATACCCTGCGGTTTTACGAGAAGATCGGATTGATCGATCCGCCTGCGCGCGATGCGGCTGGGCGGAGGGTCTATGACCGTGAGATCCTCGGCTGGATCCGTTTCTTGAGTCAGTTGAACGCCACCGGCATGAAGCAGGCGGACCGCGTCCGCTATGCCAGATTGCGCGCAAAGGGGAGTGAAACACTGGCGGAACGGCGCGAAATGCTGGAGGCCCACCGCGAGGTGATCCGCCGCCAGCTGGAGCAGCTTCATGACACGCTTGCCCTGATGGATCGCAAGGTCGCGATCTACCATGAGTTGGAAAAGGAAAGCACAGATGTCTGA
- a CDS encoding ABC transporter ATP-binding protein, with translation MLDQPIAQIKGLRVEFQTKDGPVVGVKDVSFDVNPGETVCIVGESGSGKSVSSLSLMRLVEFGGGDITSGQLLFDRRDGGEVDLGKTDQALMKQIRGNEIGMIFQEPMTALNPVFTVGRQLTEGLRIHKKLSKKDAEARALELLREVRIPEPERRLKQYPHELSGGMRQRVVIAMAMACEPRLLIADEPTTALDVTIQAEILALMDRLKRETGTAVMFITHDMAVVAQMADRVVVMFRGNKVEEGTVKEIFENPQHDYTKALLAAVPKLGEMRGKDYPEPMKLMGVEQQEIAPIKGSDEVLLDVRNLVTRFPVKGGILRRTVANVHAVEDVSFKVFKGQTLSLVGESGCGKSSAGRSILRLVEPQSGAVEFEGRDILGLNQSELHKARLDMQMIFQDPFASLNPQMQLLDQVAEPMRNYGLASGSELQDRVANLFDRVHLPRSFMRRYPHEMSGGQRQRIAIARALALNPKLIVADEAVSALDVSVQAQVLNLMMELQAELGLSFLFISHDMAVVERVSHQVGVMYLGRIVELGPRARVFENPQHAYTQALMKAVPIADPNQRKSEKDLNFKPIPSPIHDLNYEPEPSQYIEVEPGHFVLTTDSGY, from the coding sequence GTGCTGGATCAACCAATCGCGCAAATCAAAGGGCTCCGGGTGGAGTTTCAGACCAAAGACGGCCCGGTGGTGGGCGTCAAGGATGTCTCCTTTGATGTTAATCCCGGCGAAACCGTTTGCATTGTTGGCGAATCCGGGTCTGGTAAATCGGTGTCCTCGCTGTCACTGATGCGTCTGGTTGAGTTTGGTGGCGGCGATATTACGTCGGGGCAGCTGCTGTTTGACCGCCGCGACGGGGGCGAAGTTGATCTCGGCAAAACCGATCAGGCGCTGATGAAACAGATTCGCGGCAATGAGATCGGAATGATCTTTCAGGAGCCGATGACCGCGCTGAACCCGGTGTTCACCGTCGGGCGTCAGCTGACCGAAGGGTTGCGGATCCACAAAAAACTCAGCAAGAAAGACGCCGAAGCACGCGCGCTGGAACTGCTGCGGGAGGTCCGTATCCCAGAGCCGGAACGCCGCCTGAAGCAATACCCGCATGAATTGTCGGGCGGAATGCGTCAGCGCGTGGTGATCGCGATGGCGATGGCCTGCGAGCCGCGTCTGCTGATCGCGGACGAACCAACAACCGCGCTGGATGTCACCATTCAGGCCGAAATCCTTGCGCTGATGGACCGGCTGAAGCGGGAAACCGGCACCGCGGTGATGTTCATCACCCATGATATGGCGGTGGTCGCGCAGATGGCAGACCGTGTGGTTGTCATGTTCCGTGGTAACAAGGTCGAAGAAGGCACCGTCAAGGAGATCTTCGAAAACCCGCAGCATGACTATACCAAAGCCCTATTGGCGGCGGTTCCCAAGCTGGGCGAGATGCGCGGCAAGGACTACCCGGAGCCGATGAAGCTGATGGGCGTGGAGCAGCAGGAAATCGCACCGATCAAGGGCAGCGATGAGGTGCTGCTGGACGTGCGCAACCTGGTGACCCGTTTCCCGGTGAAGGGGGGCATCCTGCGCCGTACCGTGGCCAATGTGCATGCGGTCGAAGATGTGTCTTTCAAGGTGTTCAAAGGGCAGACCCTGTCGCTGGTCGGTGAATCTGGATGCGGCAAATCCTCTGCTGGGCGGTCGATCCTGCGACTGGTGGAGCCGCAATCCGGCGCGGTGGAATTCGAAGGCCGCGATATCCTTGGCCTGAACCAGAGCGAGCTGCACAAGGCGCGGCTTGATATGCAGATGATCTTTCAGGATCCTTTTGCCTCTCTCAATCCGCAGATGCAGCTGCTGGACCAGGTGGCGGAGCCGATGCGCAACTACGGTCTGGCTTCTGGTTCAGAACTGCAGGACCGGGTCGCCAACCTGTTTGACCGGGTGCATCTGCCGCGCAGCTTCATGCGCCGCTATCCGCATGAGATGTCCGGCGGTCAGCGCCAGCGTATCGCCATTGCCCGCGCCCTCGCACTCAATCCGAAACTGATCGTCGCGGATGAGGCGGTGTCGGCGCTGGACGTGTCGGTGCAGGCGCAGGTCTTGAACCTGATGATGGAACTTCAGGCCGAACTGGGGTTGTCGTTCCTGTTTATCAGCCATGATATGGCCGTTGTTGAACGTGTCAGCCATCAGGTCGGTGTGATGTATCTGGGCCGCATTGTCGAACTCGGACCGAGGGCGCGCGTGTTTGAGAACCCGCAGCACGCATATACACAGGCCTTGATGAAGGCGGTTCCGATCGCTGACCCCAACCAGCGCAAATCGGAGAAGGATCTGAACTTCAAACCGATTCCGTCGCCGATCCACGATCTGAACTACGAGCCCGAGCCCTCGCAGTATATTGAGGTGGAACCGGGGCATTTTGTTCTGACCACTGATAGCGGTTACTAA
- a CDS encoding carboxymuconolactone decarboxylase family protein, producing MSDALTKGRKLLAEMNPNLEAILAERYDAHLPGMAESLVEWAYGRHYAREGLDLKTRQLCTIAALTALGGQTAPQLKVNITHTLAAGATEAEILEVIWQMAVYGGMPAAINGLNAAIEVFEAA from the coding sequence ATGTCTGATGCATTGACCAAAGGTCGCAAGCTGCTGGCAGAGATGAACCCGAATCTTGAAGCAATACTGGCCGAGCGTTACGACGCCCATCTGCCGGGAATGGCGGAGAGCCTGGTCGAATGGGCCTATGGGCGCCACTACGCGCGCGAGGGGCTGGACCTCAAAACCCGCCAGCTGTGTACGATTGCCGCGCTGACGGCGCTGGGCGGTCAGACGGCGCCGCAGTTAAAGGTAAACATCACCCACACCCTGGCGGCAGGTGCAACGGAAGCCGAGATTCTTGAGGTGATCTGGCAGATGGCGGTCTATGGCGGGATGCCTGCGGCCATCAATGGTTTGAATGCGGCGATTGAGGTGTTTGAGGCGGCATAG
- a CDS encoding ABC transporter permease — translation MLTFTIRRLVLSVPTLLFISLVIFLLLELAPGDPMAQVPLTVPPEVKEKMREALGLGQPAHIRFWKWIVQFFWIEPQVLIDHYLGTSFSAGDLRVISWQTRSPVMDIVVQRIPQTLWVVGTAYLVAIAIALPIGIYSAYRQYSWFDQVGTFVSMVGFSVPPFFSGVLVIVIFSVQLGWFPSIYDTTHVVNSWDSFVKQLQQMVMPVMVLALQITAQLSRFMRASMLDNLNQDYVRTARAKGLSEYVVVMVHVLRNSMIPVVTVIALGIPAIFGGAIITEQVFKVNGIGQLLIGAIEANDLPMVQTLTFIFAVLIVLFNLIADVLYGILDPRIRYD, via the coding sequence ATGCTGACCTTTACAATCAGACGCCTTGTTCTGTCGGTTCCGACGCTTCTGTTCATCAGCCTGGTAATTTTCCTGCTGCTTGAACTCGCGCCCGGTGACCCGATGGCTCAGGTTCCTCTGACCGTCCCCCCCGAAGTCAAAGAAAAGATGCGTGAGGCGCTTGGCCTTGGCCAACCCGCGCATATCCGATTCTGGAAATGGATCGTACAGTTCTTCTGGATCGAACCTCAGGTTCTGATCGACCATTATTTAGGCACCAGCTTTTCAGCCGGTGACCTGCGCGTGATCTCCTGGCAGACCCGCTCGCCGGTGATGGACATCGTTGTCCAGCGCATTCCGCAGACCCTGTGGGTCGTGGGCACCGCCTATCTGGTGGCCATTGCCATCGCCCTGCCCATTGGCATCTATTCAGCTTATCGCCAGTACAGCTGGTTCGACCAGGTCGGCACCTTTGTGTCGATGGTCGGCTTTTCGGTGCCGCCGTTCTTCTCAGGCGTTTTGGTGATCGTGATCTTCTCGGTGCAGCTTGGCTGGTTCCCCTCGATCTATGACACCACGCATGTAGTGAATAGTTGGGACTCCTTCGTCAAACAGCTGCAACAGATGGTCATGCCGGTCATGGTTCTGGCGCTGCAAATTACCGCACAGCTCAGCCGGTTCATGCGCGCTTCGATGCTGGACAACCTCAATCAGGATTACGTTCGCACTGCCCGCGCAAAGGGGCTGAGCGAATATGTGGTCGTGATGGTCCATGTGCTGCGCAATTCAATGATCCCCGTGGTTACCGTGATTGCGCTTGGTATTCCTGCCATTTTCGGCGGTGCGATTATCACGGAACAGGTGTTCAAGGTAAATGGTATTGGCCAGCTGCTGATCGGGGCGATTGAGGCCAATGACCTGCCGATGGTGCAGACACTGACCTTTATCTTTGCTGTGCTCATCGTATTGTTCAACCTGATCGCAGACGTGCTCTATGGCATTCTAGACCCGAGGATCCGCTATGACTGA
- a CDS encoding VOC family protein — translation MEKAQGIGGVFFRAKDPAALSRWYNDHLGIDPVGGTPWMQGGGYTVFAPFAEDTDYFGDTSKQWMINFRVTDLAAMIAQLTAADIAVETRPEWDGEIGYFARLHDPEGNPIELWQPIGRAADTA, via the coding sequence ATGGAAAAGGCCCAAGGTATAGGTGGCGTGTTTTTCCGCGCCAAAGACCCCGCAGCGCTCAGCCGATGGTACAATGATCATCTGGGAATTGATCCCGTTGGGGGCACACCCTGGATGCAGGGAGGCGGCTATACTGTCTTTGCTCCGTTTGCTGAGGACACCGATTATTTCGGGGACACAAGCAAACAGTGGATGATCAATTTCCGGGTAACGGATCTGGCGGCGATGATTGCGCAACTGACCGCCGCAGACATTGCTGTTGAGACGCGGCCGGAGTGGGACGGTGAGATTGGCTATTTCGCGCGGTTGCATGACCCGGAAGGCAATCCGATAGAACTATGGCAACCGATTGGGCGGGCTGCAGATACCGCTTGA
- a CDS encoding ABC transporter permease: MTDKDRLVPDEGIAPASTALPAAGVMEELDQPPRSQWLDVWDQFKSHKGAMLGGALFLLIVLTVYLGPFFWDIDATRIDIRARNQGPTWAHPFGTDQLGRDMLARMMAGGATSVSVGLTAMLLALFLGSLVGVLAGFFKRLDGPLMRLTDLFLALPLLPLLLVMMLLFREPLNAAFGPEQGIFILIVASIGITSWMPTARIVRGDVLAIKEREFVLAARSIGTTNSKLISRHILPNVLSPIMVSATLGIATAIITESALSFLGLGFPPDFPTWGRLLYDATDYLQQYPERVFWPGMAISLTVLSVNYLGDGLRDALDPRIRGR; this comes from the coding sequence ATGACTGATAAGGACCGTCTGGTTCCCGACGAAGGGATTGCGCCTGCCTCCACCGCCCTGCCCGCCGCAGGTGTGATGGAAGAGCTGGACCAACCGCCCCGCAGCCAGTGGTTGGATGTGTGGGATCAGTTCAAATCGCACAAAGGTGCCATGCTTGGCGGCGCGCTGTTTCTGCTGATCGTGTTGACGGTCTATCTTGGACCGTTTTTCTGGGACATTGATGCCACCCGCATCGACATCCGCGCCCGCAATCAGGGTCCCACCTGGGCACATCCCTTTGGGACCGATCAGCTGGGCCGTGACATGCTGGCTCGGATGATGGCGGGCGGGGCGACGTCCGTTTCCGTTGGCTTGACTGCGATGCTGCTGGCGCTGTTCCTCGGCTCGCTGGTGGGTGTATTGGCTGGGTTCTTCAAGCGCCTCGATGGGCCGCTGATGCGGCTGACCGATCTGTTCCTGGCGCTGCCTCTGCTGCCGCTCCTTCTGGTGATGATGCTGCTGTTCCGCGAGCCGCTGAACGCGGCCTTCGGGCCGGAACAGGGGATTTTTATCCTGATCGTGGCCTCCATCGGGATCACCAGCTGGATGCCAACCGCGCGCATCGTGCGCGGCGATGTCCTCGCAATCAAGGAACGTGAATTCGTGTTGGCGGCACGCTCCATCGGGACCACCAACAGCAAGCTGATTTCGCGCCACATCCTGCCCAATGTGCTGTCACCGATCATGGTGTCGGCCACGCTGGGCATTGCGACCGCGATTATCACCGAGTCGGCTTTGTCCTTCCTCGGCCTCGGCTTCCCGCCAGATTTCCCGACTTGGGGACGGCTGCTTTATGATGCGACGGATTATCTGCAGCAGTATCCTGAGCGGGTATTCTGGCCTGGTATGGCGATCTCTCTCACCGTGCTGAGCGTCAACTACCTCGGCGACGGCCTGCGCGACGCGCTGGACCCTCGGATCCGGGGGCGCTGA
- a CDS encoding YeeE/YedE family protein, translating to MFETLGFEDTTARAVSVLFALGVGVLFGGLAQLTRFCFRRALVGEDRRQAAGVWAMALAVAVLGTQAAVALGWINFGEHRLMVADLPIAAVILGGLMFGAGMVLTRGCVSRLMVLTGSGNLRALVVIVTFAIVAHATLKGVLAPLRVWIGSATVPMGDYTSLAALAGGPLVVAALIALAAVAVALKSGNRALPLLGGALIGALVPLAWVGTGYVLFDEFDPITMESLSFTSPSAETLFYTLASSAVPAGFGTGLVGGVLIGALAAALLSGSFQWQSFESPRQTGRYLSGAVLMGVGGVLAGGCTVGAGLAGIPTLSLAAVLALVSIASGGLLTNAWLNAAASGSGAERATPSVQPAE from the coding sequence ATGTTCGAAACACTTGGCTTTGAAGACACCACCGCCCGTGCGGTTTCGGTCCTGTTTGCCCTGGGTGTCGGGGTCCTCTTTGGCGGGCTGGCGCAGCTGACCCGGTTTTGTTTTCGCCGGGCCCTTGTTGGCGAGGACCGCCGTCAAGCCGCCGGTGTCTGGGCCATGGCGCTCGCGGTTGCAGTTCTCGGCACTCAAGCCGCAGTGGCGCTTGGCTGGATCAACTTTGGTGAACACCGCCTGATGGTGGCCGACCTGCCCATTGCAGCGGTGATCCTTGGCGGTCTGATGTTCGGTGCGGGCATGGTCCTGACGCGCGGCTGTGTCTCCCGGCTGATGGTGCTGACCGGCAGCGGCAATCTGCGCGCGCTGGTTGTTATCGTGACCTTTGCCATCGTCGCTCATGCCACACTCAAGGGCGTACTGGCCCCGCTGCGCGTCTGGATCGGCAGCGCGACAGTGCCCATGGGCGATTACACCTCTCTTGCGGCCTTGGCAGGAGGGCCGCTGGTCGTGGCTGCGCTGATCGCCCTTGCCGCTGTCGCCGTCGCCCTAAAATCCGGGAACCGTGCTCTGCCCCTCCTTGGTGGGGCACTGATCGGCGCACTCGTGCCGTTGGCCTGGGTGGGTACCGGTTATGTACTGTTCGACGAATTTGACCCCATCACGATGGAGAGCCTCTCCTTCACGTCCCCCTCCGCCGAGACTCTGTTCTACACGCTGGCCTCCAGCGCCGTACCGGCTGGCTTTGGTACGGGCCTGGTCGGTGGTGTGCTGATTGGCGCGCTGGCCGCCGCCCTGCTGAGTGGCAGCTTTCAGTGGCAGAGTTTTGAGAGCCCGCGCCAGACCGGCCGCTACCTCAGCGGCGCAGTGCTGATGGGCGTTGGCGGTGTTCTGGCAGGCGGCTGCACAGTTGGCGCAGGCCTTGCCGGTATTCCGACACTCAGCCTTGCTGCAGTGCTGGCGCTGGTGTCAATTGCATCCGGTGGCCTTCTGACCAATGCCTGGCTCAATGCAGCCGCTTCCGGATCTGGCGCAGAGCGAGCCACACCATCAGTACAACCGGCAGAGTAA